The Pseudomonas allokribbensis genome has a window encoding:
- a CDS encoding sensor domain-containing diguanylate cyclase — MPIPIHDPHQAPGGTLKRLPLRKAAVLFIVAVCLCLSGLLYLQIEQSRRQDLANAQMSSANLTRAMAQQAEDTFLAADLVMTSLVDWIQEDGYGAAQKPRLQRTFARRVQQLEQLHGMFLFDREGQWVITSFPDLPRGNGVADREYFKFHQQNVSAVAHIGPAIRSRENGDWIIPISKRVNDRAGNFQGVLLAGIKMSYFDRFFKSFSLDDNGTMFLGLTDGTLLARRPFDDALIGTSLAKGEIYQTLLPNASAGTAMIDSVVDGVTRLYGYRQLESYPLVVSASSSRDTILKGWHDRAFQSSVIVALVMLGVGLFGWVFIHQVRDGERIEKNLLKAQRALELIATHDSLTGLANRRLFEQSLEIEFARGARQSSPVSLIMLDIDFFKRYNDAYGHVAGDHCLTQVALVVKNCCQRKSDLAVRYGGEEFAVLLPDTDINGALAIAGQIRRSVMDKHITHSGSPTGYLTVSLGCYSFIPLGNDSPELFIQRADAALYQAKNAGRNRAAVLSMDGGIGELMRSDR, encoded by the coding sequence TTGCCTATCCCCATTCACGATCCGCATCAGGCCCCCGGCGGCACACTCAAGCGTTTGCCGCTGCGCAAGGCGGCGGTGCTGTTCATCGTTGCGGTGTGTCTGTGCCTGTCCGGTCTGCTGTATTTGCAGATCGAGCAGTCGCGCCGGCAGGATCTGGCGAATGCGCAGATGTCTTCGGCCAACCTGACCCGGGCGATGGCGCAGCAGGCCGAAGACACCTTTCTGGCCGCTGATCTGGTGATGACCAGCCTGGTCGACTGGATTCAGGAAGACGGCTATGGCGCGGCGCAGAAGCCGCGTTTGCAGAGAACCTTCGCGCGCCGGGTGCAGCAACTGGAGCAGTTGCACGGCATGTTCCTGTTCGATCGCGAAGGGCAGTGGGTGATCACCTCATTCCCTGATCTGCCGCGTGGCAATGGCGTGGCGGATCGCGAGTACTTCAAGTTTCACCAACAGAACGTGTCGGCCGTGGCGCACATCGGCCCGGCGATCCGCAGCCGTGAAAACGGTGATTGGATTATCCCGATCTCCAAACGGGTCAACGACCGCGCCGGCAATTTCCAGGGCGTGTTGCTGGCCGGCATCAAGATGTCGTACTTCGACCGGTTCTTCAAAAGCTTCAGCCTGGATGACAACGGCACCATGTTCCTCGGACTGACCGACGGCACTTTGCTTGCGCGCCGGCCGTTCGACGATGCGTTGATCGGTACCTCGCTGGCCAAGGGCGAGATCTATCAGACGCTGCTTCCCAATGCCTCCGCCGGTACGGCGATGATCGATTCTGTGGTCGATGGGGTCACACGACTTTACGGTTATCGGCAGCTCGAAAGTTATCCGCTGGTGGTGTCTGCCTCTTCCTCGCGGGACACGATTCTCAAGGGCTGGCATGACCGCGCTTTCCAGTCCAGCGTGATCGTGGCGCTGGTGATGCTTGGGGTTGGGCTGTTTGGCTGGGTGTTCATCCATCAGGTGCGTGACGGCGAGCGGATCGAGAAAAACCTGCTCAAGGCCCAGCGGGCGCTGGAGCTGATTGCCACTCACGACAGTCTGACCGGGCTGGCCAACCGGCGCCTGTTCGAGCAATCGCTGGAGATTGAGTTCGCCCGGGGGGCCCGGCAATCGAGTCCGGTCAGTCTGATCATGCTCGATATCGATTTCTTCAAGCGCTACAACGATGCCTACGGCCATGTGGCCGGCGATCATTGCCTGACCCAGGTCGCTCTGGTGGTGAAGAACTGCTGCCAGCGCAAATCCGATCTGGCGGTGCGCTACGGCGGCGAAGAGTTTGCGGTGCTGTTGCCGGACACCGACATCAACGGCGCGCTGGCGATTGCCGGGCAGATCCGCCGCAGCGTCATGGACAAACACATCACCCACAGCGGCTCGCCCACCGGTTATCTCACCGTGAGCCTGGGCTGCTATTCGTTCATTCCGCTGGGCAACGACAGCCCGGAATTGTTCATCCAGCGTGCCGATGCGGCGCTGTATCAAGCCAAGAACGCTGGTCGCAATCGCGCTGCGGTGTTGTCGATGGACGGCGGCATTGGTGAGTTGATGCGTTCGGACCGCTGA
- a CDS encoding ribonuclease T2, producing the protein MKKLFTIMALIALTVGSIGLSSARQSHANKAPTESVAGVFDYYLLTLSWSPTFCLTHKDDPQCTGKGYGFVLHGLWPQYAKGGWPESCPPLTNLSAAETAKGLTLFPTKKLLDHEWSKHGTCSGLGAMGYFDEADKAVAAVTIPQELQPFSNSYYFEAQEIADLFRKSNPGIPADGIAVICSGPELSEVRVCMGKDLQFGACGKGVKTQCRAGDIRVPPSR; encoded by the coding sequence ATGAAAAAGCTTTTTACAATTATGGCGCTGATTGCGCTGACGGTCGGTAGCATCGGCCTGAGTTCGGCGCGTCAGTCGCATGCCAACAAGGCACCCACGGAGTCAGTGGCGGGGGTGTTCGATTACTACCTGCTGACGCTGTCCTGGTCGCCGACGTTCTGCCTGACTCACAAGGATGATCCTCAGTGCACCGGCAAGGGCTACGGTTTTGTCCTGCATGGCCTGTGGCCGCAATACGCCAAGGGCGGCTGGCCGGAATCCTGCCCGCCGCTGACCAACCTGTCGGCCGCCGAAACCGCCAAGGGCCTGACGCTGTTCCCGACCAAAAAACTCCTCGATCACGAGTGGAGCAAGCACGGCACCTGCAGCGGTCTCGGTGCAATGGGCTATTTCGACGAAGCGGATAAAGCCGTGGCGGCGGTGACAATCCCGCAAGAGCTGCAACCGTTCAGCAACTCTTATTACTTCGAAGCGCAGGAAATCGCCGACCTGTTCCGCAAGAGCAATCCGGGCATCCCGGCAGACGGCATCGCCGTGATCTGCAGCGGCCCGGAACTCTCGGAAGTACGGGTGTGCATGGGCAAGGACCTGCAATTCGGCGCCTGCGGCAAGGGCGTGAAAACCCAGTGCCGGGCAGGGGATATCCGGGTTCCGCCGTCGCGCTGA
- a CDS encoding LysR substrate-binding domain-containing protein, with amino-acid sequence MFDALLLKTFVTVVDEDGFSRAAEKLHLTQSAVSGHLRRLEEQIGKPLLKRTTRSQQLTADGERLIAYARTILALNRDAWAQLTRTPFQGRVRIGVSEDFVEPRLLRALQDCAAQHPGMEIDVQVNIPGTLLNQMKQGNLELVIGSLCETREPGLLLWQEPLVWAWSAQPVAQLPTPLPLALFPEPCPYREAALTRLAQAGIAQRTAMLCTSTAGLRAAALAGFAVAPMAASQLGQGLAALGVELGLPTLPDAEFRLFTASHADPQMIEAVSRVIVDYCSARRE; translated from the coding sequence ATGTTCGACGCCCTGTTGTTGAAGACCTTTGTCACCGTTGTCGACGAGGACGGCTTCAGCCGTGCCGCCGAAAAACTGCACCTGACCCAATCGGCGGTCAGCGGTCATCTGCGACGGCTGGAAGAGCAGATCGGCAAACCGTTGCTCAAACGCACGACCCGCTCCCAGCAGTTGACGGCGGATGGCGAGCGCTTGATCGCCTATGCGCGCACGATTCTGGCGCTGAATCGCGACGCCTGGGCACAGCTCACGCGCACGCCGTTTCAGGGAAGGGTGCGGATTGGCGTGTCGGAGGATTTTGTCGAGCCAAGGTTGTTGCGGGCACTGCAGGACTGCGCGGCGCAGCATCCGGGCATGGAGATCGATGTGCAGGTCAACATTCCCGGTACGTTGTTGAACCAGATGAAGCAGGGCAATCTGGAGTTGGTCATCGGGTCGCTGTGCGAGACCCGAGAGCCGGGGTTGTTGCTGTGGCAGGAACCGCTGGTGTGGGCGTGGTCGGCGCAACCGGTCGCCCAATTGCCGACGCCGTTGCCGCTGGCGCTGTTCCCCGAACCCTGTCCGTATCGCGAAGCCGCGTTGACCCGCCTGGCCCAGGCCGGCATTGCCCAGCGCACCGCGATGCTCTGCACCAGCACCGCTGGCTTGCGTGCCGCGGCGTTGGCCGGGTTCGCGGTGGCGCCGATGGCCGCCAGCCAGTTGGGGCAAGGCCTGGCGGCGCTCGGTGTGGAACTGGGTTTGCCGACGCTGCCGGACGCGGAGTTTCGCCTGTTCACGGCGAGTCATGCCGATCCACAGATGATCGAAGCGGTTTCCCGGGTGATCGTCGACTATTGCTCGGCGCGACGGGAGTGA
- a CDS encoding FMN-dependent NADH-azoreductase: MTTLLHIECSPRKQRSASIEVAHRFIERYQQNDSQTQVRTLDLWSLHLPEFDEDAMNAKYAGLSGTPLTPSQQAAWQTLEDLAAHLRGADVLVFSVPLWNFSIPYKLKHFIDLVSQKDILFSFDPERGLRGLLQGKKAVVAYARGMDFSAQSITPAERFDFQKPYMEAWLEFIGVSDVHTLIVEKTIFGEEVDRDSRFAASQQARDLADNLSRRT; encoded by the coding sequence GTGACCACCCTCCTGCACATCGAATGCTCACCCCGCAAACAGCGCTCCGCGTCCATTGAAGTGGCGCACCGTTTCATTGAGCGCTATCAGCAAAATGATTCGCAGACCCAGGTTCGCACGCTCGATTTATGGAGCCTGCACCTGCCGGAGTTCGACGAGGACGCGATGAACGCCAAATACGCAGGCCTGAGTGGAACACCGCTGACGCCGTCGCAACAAGCGGCCTGGCAGACCCTCGAAGACCTCGCCGCCCACCTACGCGGGGCCGATGTGCTGGTCTTCTCGGTGCCGCTGTGGAATTTCAGCATTCCCTACAAGCTCAAGCACTTCATCGACCTGGTGTCGCAGAAAGACATCCTCTTCAGCTTCGATCCGGAGCGCGGGTTGCGAGGTTTGCTGCAAGGCAAGAAAGCCGTCGTGGCCTATGCGCGGGGGATGGATTTTTCCGCGCAGTCGATCACGCCGGCCGAGCGTTTCGATTTTCAGAAACCGTACATGGAAGCGTGGCTGGAGTTTATCGGCGTGAGCGATGTGCACACGTTGATTGTCGAGAAAACGATCTTCGGTGAAGAGGTCGATCGCGATTCGCGGTTCGCCGCATCGCAACAAGCTCGGGATCTTGCGGACAACCTCAGCCGCCGAACCTGA